The following is a genomic window from Streptomyces sp. BHT-5-2.
CGGGCGGCCGTTCCCCAAGAGCCCGCTGACCGCCACCCGGGAATACGTGGACGTGGTCCGTCAAGTCCTCGCCCGCAAAGGGCCGGTGACGGCCGACGGCCACTTCCACCCGCACCCCTACCGGGGTCCGGACGGCACCGGCCTGGGCAAGCCGCTGAAGCCCATCACCCACCCGCTGCGGGCGGACCTGCCGATCCTGCTGGGCGCCGAGGGGCCCCGCAACATCGCCCAGACCACGCGGATCGCGGACGGCTGGCTGCCGCTGTACTGGTCGCCGTACCGCACCGAGGTCTACCGGGAGTCGCTGGCGGACGCCCCGGAGGGCTTTCTGATCGCCCCCATGGCACGCGCCGTGGTCTGCGACGACGTCGCCGAGGGGCTGCTGCCGGTCAAGGCGATGCTCGGCTTCTACATCGGCGGGATGGGGCACGCGGCCAGGAACTTCCACGCCGACCTGATGGCGCGGATGGGCTTCGAGGAGGAGGCCCGGCGGGTGCAGCGGCTCTTCCTCGAAGGCCGCAAGGAGGAGGCGGTGATGGCCGTCCCGGACGCCTTCGCCGACGAGATCTCGCTGGTGGGGCCGCGGGAGCGGATCGCTGCGCGGCTGG
Proteins encoded in this region:
- a CDS encoding LLM class F420-dependent oxidoreductase, giving the protein MRLGLALGYWGRGPDPRHLELAREAERLGYDSVWTAEAWGSDAFTALTWIAAHTSRIKLGTGIAQMAARTPTATAMHALTLDHLSGGRMLLGLGLSGPQVVEGWYGRPFPKSPLTATREYVDVVRQVLARKGPVTADGHFHPHPYRGPDGTGLGKPLKPITHPLRADLPILLGAEGPRNIAQTTRIADGWLPLYWSPYRTEVYRESLADAPEGFLIAPMARAVVCDDVAEGLLPVKAMLGFYIGGMGHAARNFHADLMARMGFEEEARRVQRLFLEGRKEEAVMAVPDAFADEISLVGPRERIAARLAAWRAGPVTDLLVTAPDARTLRILAELNS